From the Salarias fasciatus chromosome 16, fSalaFa1.1, whole genome shotgun sequence genome, one window contains:
- the LOC115402833 gene encoding ankyrin repeat and SOCS box protein 9-like, which produces MSAGNGQAQKDAACQSGAAVFLSNPLMSDVESDWSPVHDAAFNGRILTLRKLLAQGACVNLNTLDKVSPLHGACMQGHTACAQFLMENGANVNGSSVDGRTALTQACARGHVTCVSLLLQHGADPRGAGPAGSPIHSAAAEGQPQCIEPLVRRGADVDQHIDTLGSPLQVACSNQRLGAVKKLLQLGASVNRSVCGDAPLHIAARLSSPELLTVLLDHGADRSLLNPEGKTPLQLAAPGSWAETLLRQAGGVAPLVQLCRIHIRNTVGRQRLGGIRDLHLPAELIQYLLFQSDLRGETLH; this is translated from the exons ATGTCAGCTGGAAACGGCCAGGCTCAGAAAGACGCGGCCTGTCaaagtggagcagctgttttcctCTCGAACCCTCTGATGAGTG ACGTGGAATCGGACTGGTCTCCAGTTCATGATGCAGCCTTCAACGGGAGGATCCTCACTCTGAGGAAGCTCCTGGCACAG GGTGCATGCGTGAATCTCAACACTCTGGATAAAGTCTCGCCGCTGCATGGAGCGTGCATGCAGGGCCACACTGCATGCGCCCAGTTTTTGATGGAAAATGGGGCAAAT GTGAACGGTTCGAGCGTGGACGGCCGCACTGCGCTCACACAGGCCTGTGCCCGGGGCCATGTGACCTGCGTgtcgctgctcctccagcacgGAGCCGACCCCCGGGGCGCCGGCCCGGCCGGCTCTCCCAtccacagcgctgcagccgaag GTCAGCCGCAGTGCATTGAACCTCTTGTTCGGCGCGGAGCGGACGTGGATCAGCATATCGACACGTTAGGATCCCCTCTCCAGGTTGCCTGCTCCAATCAGCGTCTGGGCGCCGTGAAGAAGCTGCTCCAGCTCG GTGCCAGTGtgaacaggagtgtgtgtggcgacGCTCCCCTGCACATCGCCGCCCGCCTGTCCAGCCCCGAGCTGCTGACGGTGCTGCTGGACCACGGGGCGGACCGCTCCCTCCTCAACCCGGAGGGGAAGACGCCGCTGCAGCTCGCGGCTCCCGGCAGCTGGGCGGAGACGCTGCTCCGACAGGCAGGAG GAGTGGCTCCTCTGGTCCAGCTGTGCCGGATACACATCAGGAACACTGTGGGCAGGCAGAGGCTGGGCGGCATCCGTGACCTCCACCTCCCCGCAGAGCTGATTCAGTATCTCCTCTTCCAATCAGACCTCAGGGGGGAAACATTGCACTGA
- the gpr143 gene encoding G-protein coupled receptor 143 isoform X1: MDSVISSPFLFSPSSTFCSSHSPLSSPLSSSSSSAVRDGVPAPGDLLLPEPGRGHRILPKRKGYRRLGQYPLPRPASSSRILFIISVCDILGCAGIVVRSSVWLGLPNIVDSISVANNTDVWPEVFCVGSAMWIQLFFSASFWWTFCYAVDVFLVVKTSAGISTIVLYHMITWGLAVLLCIEGVAMLYYPSISDCEQGLQHAIPHYVTTYAPMLLVLIANPIFFSRTVSAVTSLLKGRQGIYTENERRLANEIKIRFFKIMLVFFICWIPNIINEGLLFYLEMQADIDDGGFRDIRNAALITWFIMGILNPMQAFLNTLAFHGWTGFDVDLSLRRRRELAWDSASTSAPNAGSHNPVVGTTLLYQSHVQAAQKSMMGNGQHHSDAISVLSEGSESSTVEIHISSELPDYEDVDADGESLENSVRH; this comes from the exons ATGGACTCAGTCATTTCCTctcctttccttttttccccttcttctactttctgctcctctcactcccctctctcttcccctctctcctcttcctcctcctcggctgTCCGCGATGGCGTCCCCGCGCCTGGAGACCTTCTGCTGCCCGAACCGGGACGCGGCCACCGG ATTCTGCCCAAGCGCAAAGGATACCGGAGGCTGGGACAGTACCCTCTGCCGAGGCCCGCGTCCTCCTCCCGGATCCTGTTCA tcATCAGTGTCTGTGACATTCTGGGCTGTGCag gtaTCGTGGTCAGGTCGTCCGTGTGGCTGGGCCTGCCAAACATCGTGGACAGCATCTCTGTGGCCAACAACACCGACGTCTGGCCAGAGGTCTTCTGCGTGGGCAGTGCA atgtGGATCCAGTTGTTTTTCAGCGCTTCCTTTTGGTGGACCTTCTGCTACGCCGTCGACGTCTTCCTGGTGGTTAAGACGTCTGCAGGAATCAG CACCATTGTCCTCTACCACATGATCACTTGGGGTCTGGCGGTGCTGCTGTGCATTGAAGGGGTGGCCATGCTCTACTACCCCTCCATTTCTGA ttgcGAGCAGGGCCTCCAGCACGCCATCCCGCACTACGTGACCACATATGCCCCCATGCTGCTCGTCCTCATCGCCAACCCCATCTTCTTCAGCCGGACAGTGTCTGCAG TCACCTCGCTGCTGAAGGGACGGCAGGGCATCTACACCGAGAACGAGAGGCGTCTGGCCAACGAGATCAAAATCCGCTTCTTTAAAATAATGCTGGTGTTCTTCATCTG cTGGATTCCCAACATCATCAACGAGGGCCTCCTCTTCTATCTGGAGATGCAGGCGGACATCGACGACGGAGGGTTCAGGGACATCCGGAACGCAGCCCTCATCACCTGGTTTATCATG ggcATCCTGAACCCCATGCAGGCCTTCCTCAACACGCTGGCGTTCCACGGCTGGACGGGCTTCGACGTGGACCTCAGCCTGCGGCGGCGCCGGGAGCTGGCCTgggactccgcctccacctcggcGCCCAACGCCGGCAGCCACAACCCCGTGGTGGGAACCACCCTGCTCTACCAGAGCCACGTGCAGGCGGCCCAGaagagcatgatgggaaacgGGCAGCATCACTCCGACGCCATCAGCGTCCTGTCAGAAG GTTCAGAGTCTAGTACAGTTGAAATCCACATTTCCAGCGAGCTGCCAGACTATGAGGACGTAGACGCGGACGGAGAATCCCTGGAGAACTCAGTGAGGCACTAG
- the gpr143 gene encoding G-protein coupled receptor 143 isoform X2 yields MASPRLETFCCPNRDAATGFVVSFQPLLFGALSLASAAFSFCFAILQILPKRKGYRRLGQYPLPRPASSSRILFIISVCDILGCAGIVVRSSVWLGLPNIVDSISVANNTDVWPEVFCVGSAMWIQLFFSASFWWTFCYAVDVFLVVKTSAGISTIVLYHMITWGLAVLLCIEGVAMLYYPSISDCEQGLQHAIPHYVTTYAPMLLVLIANPIFFSRTVSAVTSLLKGRQGIYTENERRLANEIKIRFFKIMLVFFICWIPNIINEGLLFYLEMQADIDDGGFRDIRNAALITWFIMGILNPMQAFLNTLAFHGWTGFDVDLSLRRRRELAWDSASTSAPNAGSHNPVVGTTLLYQSHVQAAQKSMMGNGQHHSDAISVLSEGSESSTVEIHISSELPDYEDVDADGESLENSVRH; encoded by the exons ATGGCGTCCCCGCGCCTGGAGACCTTCTGCTGCCCGAACCGGGACGCGGCCACCGGGTTCGTGGTGTCGTTCCAGCCGCTGCTGTTCGGGGCTCTGAGTCTGGCCAGCGCCGCTTTCAGCTTCTGCTTCGCGATCCTGCAGATTCTGCCCAAGCGCAAAGGATACCGGAGGCTGGGACAGTACCCTCTGCCGAGGCCCGCGTCCTCCTCCCGGATCCTGTTCA tcATCAGTGTCTGTGACATTCTGGGCTGTGCag gtaTCGTGGTCAGGTCGTCCGTGTGGCTGGGCCTGCCAAACATCGTGGACAGCATCTCTGTGGCCAACAACACCGACGTCTGGCCAGAGGTCTTCTGCGTGGGCAGTGCA atgtGGATCCAGTTGTTTTTCAGCGCTTCCTTTTGGTGGACCTTCTGCTACGCCGTCGACGTCTTCCTGGTGGTTAAGACGTCTGCAGGAATCAG CACCATTGTCCTCTACCACATGATCACTTGGGGTCTGGCGGTGCTGCTGTGCATTGAAGGGGTGGCCATGCTCTACTACCCCTCCATTTCTGA ttgcGAGCAGGGCCTCCAGCACGCCATCCCGCACTACGTGACCACATATGCCCCCATGCTGCTCGTCCTCATCGCCAACCCCATCTTCTTCAGCCGGACAGTGTCTGCAG TCACCTCGCTGCTGAAGGGACGGCAGGGCATCTACACCGAGAACGAGAGGCGTCTGGCCAACGAGATCAAAATCCGCTTCTTTAAAATAATGCTGGTGTTCTTCATCTG cTGGATTCCCAACATCATCAACGAGGGCCTCCTCTTCTATCTGGAGATGCAGGCGGACATCGACGACGGAGGGTTCAGGGACATCCGGAACGCAGCCCTCATCACCTGGTTTATCATG ggcATCCTGAACCCCATGCAGGCCTTCCTCAACACGCTGGCGTTCCACGGCTGGACGGGCTTCGACGTGGACCTCAGCCTGCGGCGGCGCCGGGAGCTGGCCTgggactccgcctccacctcggcGCCCAACGCCGGCAGCCACAACCCCGTGGTGGGAACCACCCTGCTCTACCAGAGCCACGTGCAGGCGGCCCAGaagagcatgatgggaaacgGGCAGCATCACTCCGACGCCATCAGCGTCCTGTCAGAAG GTTCAGAGTCTAGTACAGTTGAAATCCACATTTCCAGCGAGCTGCCAGACTATGAGGACGTAGACGCGGACGGAGAATCCCTGGAGAACTCAGTGAGGCACTAG